A region from the Bubalus kerabau isolate K-KA32 ecotype Philippines breed swamp buffalo chromosome 23, PCC_UOA_SB_1v2, whole genome shotgun sequence genome encodes:
- the NMRAL1 gene encoding nmrA-like family domain-containing protein 1 produces MADKKLVVVFGATGAQGGSVARTLLEDGTFRVRVVTRDPGQRAAKQLRLQGAEVVQGDQDDEASMELALSGAHATFIVTNYWENCSQEQEVKQGKLLADLAKRLGLRYVVYSGLENIKKLTAGRLTAGHFDGKGEVEEYFRDIGVPMTSVRLPCYFENLLSYFLPQKAPDGRSYLLSLPMGDVPIDGMSVADLGPVVLSLLKTPEEYVGRNIGLSTCRHTAEEYAALLTKHTGKAVRNAKTSPEDYEKLGFPGARDLADMFRFYALKPDRNIALTLKLNPKARTLDQWLEQHKEDFAGL; encoded by the exons ATGGCGGACAAGAAGCTGGTGGTGGTGTTTGGAGCCACAG GTGCCCAGGGAGGCTCAGTGGCCCGGACACTCCTGGAAGATGGGACATTTAGGGTCCGAGTGGTGACCCGGGACCCTGGGCAGAGGGCAGCGAAGCAGCTGAGGCTGCAAGGTGCAGAGGTAGTGCAGGGAGACCAGGATGACGAGGCCAGCATGGAGCTGGCCCTGAGCGGGGCTCACGCCACCTTCATTGTGACCAACTACTGGGAGAACTGCAGCCAGGAGCAGGAGGTCAAGCAG gGAAAGCTGCTGGCCGATCTGGCCAAGCGCCTGGGCCTGCGCTACGTGGTCTACAGCGGCCTGGAGAACATCAAGAAGCTAACAGCGGGGAGACTGACAGCGGGACACTTTGACGGCAAAGGGGAGGTGGAGGAGTATTTCCGGGACATCGGCGTCCCCATGACCAGTGTGCGGCTGCCCTGCTATTTTGAGAACCTCCTCTCCTACTTCCTGCCCCAGAAAGCCCCGGATGGAAGGAGCTACTTGCTGA gCTTGCCCATGGGTGACGTGCCCATAGACGGCATGTCCGTGGCCGACCTGGGTCCCGTGGTGCTCAGCTTGCTAAAGACACCAGAGGAGTACGTTGGCAGGAACATCGGGCTCAGCACCTGCAGGCACACGGCGGAGGAGTACGCCGCCCTGCTCACCAAGCACACGGGCAAGGCGGTGCGCAATGCCAAG ACAAGCCCTGAGGACTACGAGAAgcttggcttccctggcgccCGGGATCTGGCCGACATGTTCCGTTTCTATGCCCTGAAACCCGACCGCAACATCGCACTGACCCTGAAGCTCAACCCCAAGGCCAGGACACTGGACCAGTGGCTAGAGCAGCACAAAGAGGACTTCGCAGGGCTGTGA